The Aphis gossypii isolate Hap1 chromosome 3, ASM2018417v2, whole genome shotgun sequence genome includes a region encoding these proteins:
- the LOC114120903 gene encoding cuticle protein 65-like: MQFTVLIAFVLVAAAVASPIADKPAADKSESVKDKRAIYAVAPSVYHAPAVYHAPAVYHAPSVYHAPAVYHAPSVYHAPAVYHAPAVYHAPAVYHAPAAATSYSSVSISHPAVVASAPVYAPAHPVYYHRR, translated from the exons ATGCAATTCACA GTGTTGATCGCCTTCGTGCTCGTAGCCGCCGCCGTCGCTTCCCCAATCGCCGACAAGCCCGCTGCCGACAAGTCCGAATCCGTCAAGGACAAACGCGCCATCTACG CCGTCGCCCCGTCAGTATACCACGCCCCAGCCGTCTACCACGCTCCGGCCGTCTACCACGCGCCGTCCGTCTACCACGCACCAGCCGTCTACCACGCACCGTCCGTGTACCACGCACCAGCCGTCTACCACGCACCAGCCGTCTACCACGCACCGGCCGTCTACCACGCACCAGCCGCCGCCACTTCTTACTCCAGCGTCAGCATCTCTCACCCCGCAGTGGTCGCCAGCGCCCCAGTCTACGCCCCAGCCCACCCAGTGTACTACCACCGTCGCTGA
- the LOC114120901 gene encoding sensory neuron membrane protein 1 gives MGAPTPLTVIGIIFLLFGVFVGWFAFPKMLHKKILESKSLNPRSTMRQMWSHPPISADFKIYLFNVTNPEEAQKGEKVILKEVGPYVYHEWKEKENLIDDINEDTVEFSFKNTFVLDEMSTLPLTGDEILIMPHLAMIGMVTMTKMIKPAAIGLVNKAIPYLYPDQTSAFMMGTANDIMWNGLDINCTSGEFAAVAICSQIRQNSASLHKISKDHFKFSLFGVKNGTIESNRYTVKRGYKMSPLEVGQVVRFNDKHKMDVWPGEECNRIYGTDTTIFQPFITPDTNLASFSGDICRSLTPDYLHETKYNGLNVFEYSAVLVKPEEKCFCLNQKKCLKQGALDLTNCSGAPIIATLPHFYKSEEYLNNVDGLSPEVEKHRIQMYFEPMTGTPLLGYKRLQFNIFLKKEPKINVMKTLNEDEKLIPLFWVEEGVALNKTWTNQIKNKLYLPITIMKYVKYIFVAFGIVFIILAVVVNYNSVKTTEITPKY, from the exons ATGGGAGCACCGACGCCGCTTACCGTTATTggtatcatatttttgttgtttggcGTTTTCGTCGGATGGTTCGCTTTCCCGAAGatgttacacaaaaaaatattagag agtaaATCATTAAATCCGAGATCAACTATGCGTCAGATGTGGTCACATCCTCCGATATCtgcagattttaaaatttatttattcaacgtAACTAATCCCGAAGAAGCACAAAAGGGTGAAAAAGTCATACTTAAAGAAGTCGGACCTTATGTTTATca tgaatggaaagaaaaagaaaacttaATAGACGATATCAATGAAGATACGGTTGAATTTAGTTTCAAAAACACTTTTGTGTTAGATGAAATGTCGACGCTTCCATTAACTGGagatgaaattttaattatgcctCATTTGGCTATGata GGAATGGTAACAATGACTAAGATGATAAAACCGGCTGCAATAGGTTTGGTAAATAAAGCAATTCCTTATTTGTATCCAGATCAAACTAGTGCATTTATGATGGGGACCGCTAACGATATCATGTGGAATGGATTGGATATTAATTGCACGTCCGGAGAGTTTGCAGCCGTTGCTATTTGTTCACAGATAAGGCAAAATTCGGCAAGCTTACACAAAATCAGCAAGGatcatttcaaattttcattattcgGAGTG AAAAATGGAACCATCGAGAGCAATCGTTATACAGTGAAACGCGGCTACAAGATGTCACCGTTGGAGGTTGGACAGGTGGTGAGATTCAACGACAAACACAAAATGGATGTGTGGCCCGGCGAAGAGTGCAATCGGATATACGGGACAGATACCACGATATTTCAACCATTTATTACGCCGGACACCAATCTGGCCAGCTTCAGCGGTGACATTTGCCG ATCATTAACTCCAGACTATTTACATGAAACAAAGTATAATGGATTAAATGTGTTTGAGTATTCGGCCGTATTAGTAAAACCAGAGGAAAAGTGCTTTtgtttaaaccaaaaaaaatgtctaaaacaAGGAGCATTGGATTTAACAAATTGTTCAG GTGCTCCTATAATTGCAACTCTCccgcatttttataaatctgaagaatatttgaataatgttgATGGACTAAGTCCCGAAGTTGAGAAGCATAGGATTCAAATGTACTTTGAACCT atgacTGGTACCCCATTATTGGGTTATAAACGTTTgcagttcaatatttttttgaagaaaGAACCAAAAATAAACGTTATGAAAACGCTCAACGAAGATGAAAAACTAATACCACTGTTTTGGGTTGAAgag GGAGTCGCTTTGAATAAGACGTGGacgaatcaaataaaaaataaattatacttgccAATTACAATCATGAAATacgttaaatacatatttgtggCTTTTGGTATCGTTTTCATTATATTGGCAGTGGTTGTCAACTACAATAGTGTTAAGACGACGGAAATCACaccaaaatattag